A single genomic interval of Flavihumibacter rivuli harbors:
- a CDS encoding SDR family oxidoreductase has translation MSLIANSTVLITGGASGIGKGMAISCLEKGASNVIIWDIDEAGMEKLAVEMAQQGKRIHTDKVDVSSVDSIQSAAARAREQFGGIDILINNAGVIIGKPFHEHTHRDIDFTMSINTDALMHIALEFVPGMIRNRRGHVVNIASAAGMSPNLRMSIYVASKWAVIGWSESLRLELEGISPDLHVTTVTPFYINTGMFSGVQSPFIPIVEQDVAVRKIIKGIERNKIFVRMPGIVYALPLFRGILPQRWYDLIVGKWLGIYKSMDTFRGRN, from the coding sequence ATGAGTCTTATCGCCAATAGCACGGTATTGATAACCGGTGGTGCCTCCGGTATTGGAAAGGGCATGGCCATTTCATGCCTGGAAAAGGGTGCCTCCAATGTTATCATTTGGGATATTGATGAGGCTGGAATGGAAAAACTTGCTGTTGAAATGGCGCAGCAAGGCAAGCGCATCCATACGGATAAGGTCGATGTTTCCAGTGTTGACTCCATCCAATCGGCAGCAGCAAGGGCCAGGGAGCAGTTTGGAGGGATAGATATCCTTATCAATAATGCCGGTGTCATCATTGGTAAGCCCTTCCATGAGCATACCCACAGGGATATCGATTTTACCATGAGTATCAATACCGATGCCCTGATGCATATTGCGCTGGAATTTGTTCCGGGCATGATCAGGAACCGCCGCGGGCATGTGGTGAACATTGCCTCCGCTGCGGGAATGAGCCCTAATCTTCGCATGAGCATTTATGTTGCCAGCAAATGGGCGGTGATAGGGTGGAGCGAATCCTTAAGGCTTGAACTGGAAGGCATTTCCCCCGACCTGCATGTAACTACCGTAACGCCATTTTATATTAACACAGGAATGTTCAGCGGGGTGCAATCACCCTTCATCCCCATCGTTGAGCAGGATGTGGCCGTAAGGAAGATCATTAAAGGCATTGAGCGGAACAAGATCTTTGTAAGGATGCCAGGTATCGTTTATGCGTTACCGTTATTCAGGGGAATCCTTCCGCAGCGCTGGTATGACCTGATCGTAGGAAAATGGCTGGGTATCTATAAATCAATGGATACCTTCAGGGGCCGTAATTAA
- the pnuC gene encoding nicotinamide riboside transporter PnuC, which produces MGEIWHQFITGLQQTSLLEFIAVLAGIASVWFSRKENILVYPVGLINTTTYVYLSLKGHLFGEASVNLYYTIMSIYGWILWARKDEHHETVLHITHSNKKEWLRQLAFFAGFYLALYLALNYLKQNFAPEAIPWADAFASATAYTGMWLMARKKVESWYWWIATNIASIPLYFTKGYVFTSFQYLVLLILAIAGLLEWNKKSISRSGRN; this is translated from the coding sequence ATGGGAGAAATCTGGCATCAATTCATCACCGGACTACAGCAAACCAGTTTGCTGGAGTTCATAGCTGTCTTGGCAGGAATTGCCAGTGTCTGGTTCAGCAGGAAGGAGAATATCCTCGTTTACCCGGTCGGCCTGATCAATACCACTACCTATGTCTACCTTAGCCTGAAGGGGCATTTGTTTGGTGAAGCCAGTGTGAACCTTTACTATACCATCATGAGTATCTACGGCTGGATACTGTGGGCCAGGAAGGACGAGCACCATGAGACCGTCTTACATATCACCCATTCCAATAAAAAGGAATGGCTCCGGCAACTGGCATTCTTTGCGGGATTCTATCTTGCCCTTTACCTGGCACTGAATTACCTCAAACAGAATTTCGCCCCCGAGGCCATTCCCTGGGCTGATGCCTTTGCCAGTGCAACAGCCTATACCGGCATGTGGCTGATGGCGCGCAAAAAGGTGGAGAGCTGGTACTGGTGGATCGCAACCAATATCGCATCCATTCCCTTGTATTTCACCAAAGGCTATGTCTTCACCAGCTTTCAATACCTCGTCCTGCTCATCCTGGCCATAGCAGGCTTGTTGGAATGGAACAAAAAATCCATTTCAAGGTCTGGAAGGAATTGA